From the Selenomonas timonae genome, one window contains:
- a CDS encoding type II toxin-antitoxin system RelB/DinJ family antitoxin, giving the protein MAQASVSIRMDADLKRQFDEFCSEIGMTMTTAFCVFAKTAVRERKIPFEISAERSDPFYSESNIRYLEALKRDIEAGNAHFAKHELIEVV; this is encoded by the coding sequence ATGGCACAGGCAAGTGTGAGCATTCGGATGGATGCAGACCTCAAGCGGCAGTTCGACGAATTCTGCTCCGAGATCGGGATGACGATGACGACAGCGTTCTGCGTTTTTGCAAAGACGGCAGTGCGCGAGCGTAAGATCCCGTTCGAGATCTCGGCAGAGCGCAGCGATCCGTTTTATTCGGAGAGCAACATACGTTATCTGGAAGCCTTAAAGCGAGATATTGAGGCAGGAAATGCGCATTTCGCCAAACATGAACTGATTGAGGTGGTTTGA
- a CDS encoding Txe/YoeB family addiction module toxin — protein sequence MELLWEDRAWEEYLYWQTQDRKTLKRINAIVRDIQRNPSDGIGKAEPLRGNLSGWWSRRIDDANRVVYYEQNGIIHIASCRGHYEK from the coding sequence ATGGAGCTGCTTTGGGAAGACCGTGCATGGGAAGAATATCTGTACTGGCAGACGCAGGACAGGAAGACCTTGAAGCGCATCAATGCCATCGTGCGTGATATTCAGAGAAATCCGTCGGATGGCATAGGCAAGGCAGAGCCGCTTCGAGGGAATCTCAGCGGATGGTGGAGCAGACGCATTGACGATGCGAACCGTGTTGTCTACTATGAACAAAACGGGATTATTCACATTGCCTCCTGCCGTGGGCATTACGAAAAGTAA
- a CDS encoding S-layer homology domain-containing protein, which yields MKKTLVSALATALVVGAASTTFAAANPFSDVPRDHWAYDAVTQLAADGVVEGYGDGTYRGDRNITRYEMAQMVAKAMAKGDMSASDRALVDRLAAEFADELNNLGVRVSNLERNADMVKWNGKLEYTYTSQRLEGKDRENDDHLMFRLEPSAEVNNHWHVNARLDSAYNMKRDEGDDSTVTLKRAWAQGDYDNFMVKLGKMELLSSEAYAAPGAIVFDQEFSGAEVSFGKDVQVTLQAGRVNLEDTFKSKALDLNAALVADGGSYDRSKTANYQHVGLQYNKNNFVAGADYYRLGSEAFSDGFTKNDKERFGIWGLNLGYHFDKNSFLSGAYAHNTGIDDSTWKKSYQVSYDYKGAQSEDKGSWGAYVAYRYLGGASPSATQDGALFGSKGVELGTNYTLFKNVILSAKYFKGKTIEKQADDKVQQLFGRVEFLF from the coding sequence ATGAAGAAGACTCTCGTATCCGCACTCGCAACGGCTCTCGTTGTCGGTGCAGCAAGCACGACGTTCGCTGCGGCGAACCCGTTCTCCGATGTGCCCCGTGACCACTGGGCATACGATGCTGTGACCCAGCTCGCCGCTGATGGCGTTGTTGAGGGCTACGGCGACGGCACCTATCGTGGTGACCGCAACATCACGCGTTATGAGATGGCGCAGATGGTTGCAAAGGCAATGGCAAAGGGCGATATGTCCGCTTCGGATCGTGCGCTCGTTGACCGCCTCGCAGCTGAGTTCGCAGACGAGCTCAACAACCTCGGCGTCCGCGTCTCGAACCTCGAGCGCAACGCTGACATGGTGAAGTGGAATGGCAAGCTCGAGTATACGTATACGAGCCAGCGTCTCGAGGGAAAGGATCGTGAGAATGATGATCATCTCATGTTCCGTCTCGAGCCGAGTGCAGAAGTCAACAACCACTGGCATGTGAATGCACGTCTCGACAGTGCGTACAACATGAAGAGAGATGAGGGCGACGACAGCACTGTTACGCTGAAGCGCGCATGGGCACAGGGCGACTATGACAACTTTATGGTGAAGCTCGGCAAGATGGAGCTTCTCTCTTCGGAAGCATATGCTGCTCCAGGCGCGATTGTCTTTGATCAGGAGTTCTCGGGTGCAGAGGTCAGCTTCGGTAAGGATGTGCAGGTTACACTCCAGGCTGGTCGTGTGAACCTTGAGGACACCTTTAAGAGCAAGGCTTTGGATCTGAATGCGGCTCTGGTGGCTGATGGCGGCAGCTATGATCGCAGCAAGACGGCGAACTATCAGCACGTTGGTCTCCAGTACAACAAGAACAATTTTGTTGCAGGTGCTGACTACTATCGTCTCGGCTCGGAAGCTTTCAGCGATGGATTCACGAAGAACGACAAGGAGCGCTTTGGCATTTGGGGTCTGAACCTCGGCTATCACTTCGATAAGAACAGCTTCCTCTCTGGTGCATATGCACACAACACCGGCATTGACGACAGCACGTGGAAGAAGTCCTATCAGGTCAGCTATGACTATAAGGGCGCACAGTCTGAGGACAAGGGGTCGTGGGGCGCATATGTTGCCTATCGTTACCTTGGCGGTGCATCGCCCTCTGCGACGCAGGATGGTGCTCTGTTCGGTTCGAAGGGCGTTGAGCTCGGTACGAACTACACGCTGTTTAAGAATGTCATTCTTTCCGCGAAGTACTTCAAGGGCAAGACCATTGAAAAGCAGGCTGATGACAAGGTTCAGCAGCTCTTCGGCCGCGTTGAGTTCCTGTTCTAA
- a CDS encoding type II toxin-antitoxin system HicA family toxin has translation MRSYSSREVIKILKADGWYEVHCVGDHHQFKHPTKKGRVTVPHPVKDVTQFVLKHISEQSGIVFT, from the coding sequence ATGCGCAGCTATTCGTCACGGGAAGTTATCAAGATACTCAAAGCGGATGGATGGTATGAGGTGCACTGTGTCGGTGATCATCATCAATTCAAGCATCCGACGAAGAAGGGGCGCGTTACTGTACCGCATCCCGTGAAGGATGTTACGCAATTTGTTTTAAAACACATTTCGGAGCAGTCCGGCATTGTGTTTACCTAG